tcactatgtattacagttttttacagtcgCTAACAAGCGCCTACCCATACTTCAGATACTTTTTCTAAACTCTTAACACAGACCCACacctacaaaacacaattgGCCAAATGGATAATATCCTTCCCAAAAATacactttgttaaatatatactaactcctcatttcaaaattagaacacatctttctctgcacacactaactgtacaaaaacactataaatctgactcaaaatgaaattagtctgtcaaagaataacacttgttttcacttcacaaggtacatgcagtcaatcaaagtacaccaggtttcaaaatactggctattattgacattacaaaaactgcatagacttttatgtttcagtttcacaGGTATTTGCATGCGAAACATGCAATCCACCATATTGACACCAGAAATGTCTTGGTTGGTAACTGTATgtccacatgtacagtaatgttcacattcaaaagcattccagtaaaaagcaaacaagtttttgtttctttactgtttaccacaggaggtacagtagaaacacggtatgataggacagagaaagttttacagtattgcttacagtgaacaaaatatccatgaaacacacaagagcattctgaacaaaaaaacaacagcaaaaagccaagataaaaagggggggaggggggctaaaaaaaggcaaaaaagttGCATCTAATCTCTGCGATCTTCAGGGTTAGGCCacatgttttcatcaacatcacatCTGATGTCAGCCAAGTCGATGCACCTGGGATAAAACCGCCTGGTATGTCGGATCCACCCTTGGCAATCGTCAACTGTGATGTCCCTGGAGCCAGCATCCATGGCTTCAAGGAGGGACATCTGGTCATGTGGCTGATGGTCATAAACCTTCCACCGCCATGCAGAAAAGAACtcctctatggggttgaggaaaGGTGAATAGGGTGGAAGGAAGAGACTCACCAGTCTTGGGTGGACTTCAAACCATGTTGTTATTGCTTGCGAGTGATGGAAAGCCACATTGTCCCAGGTAATTACAAAGGTCCTCATGTTTTCACCCTCCTGACCCTGCTCTGGAACCAGGCGCTGGTGGAGATCATTGAGAAAGGCAAGCAAGCGCTCTGTATTATAGGGTCCAACCTGACATTTGTGAAGGAGTAATCCTGCATTTGCAATTGCTGCACACATGGTAATGTTTGCCCCTCTCTGTCCTGGCACATCAACTGTGGCCCTTTTTCCAATTACATTCCGTCCACGTCGACGCCTTTTGGCCAGATTGAATCCTGCCTCATTGATGTATATGAATTCATGAGGGGCCTGGTTGGCCTCCAATTCCATAACTCTCTGAAACAAAGTTTATGTAAGTCATGTTAGTACTGTATACCATACTGTACTGTAACCTAGTATTGTGTAGGTTACCTACTTGCAAAGTGCAAAGCTTATAGAACTGGACATTGGATTGAATATACACTGTACCTGGACATATTGTCGTCGTAGCTCCTTGACCttctcactgttcctctcaaagGGAACAgtgtagagctgcttcatccGCACTCTATGTTTGGACAATGTCCGCGAAATGGTTGTGAGGCTGATTCTATCGATATTGTCGAATATCTCATGGTCCGCCACAATTCTGGTTTGTATTTCACGcagttttattgcattatttgCAGTAACCATTTCCACAATGGCAAGCTCCTGATCATTACTGAGGAGCTTTCCTCTTCCCCCAGAGGGTGGAAGACGTTGCATTCTTTAGAAAGACAGACAATTCAACATATGCATTACTGTATGACCATATTGACATGTCAAGTGAGAATAGGAACAATCCATGTAAAATGCAATACTTACCTGTTGGTTTGTTGAAAGGTGCGTATAATGGAGGCAACCGTTGACCGCCTCAAATTGGGCTGCACTCTTTCACCAGCCTCTCTTAGTGAAAGACcatggttgattacatggtcaatGATAGTGGCACGGATTTCATCACTGACTACTGTTCTTGCAGCCCTTGGAATGCCACCACCACGCATTCTTACACCTATACCTTGCCCTCTCCTTGGGCCTGCTCTTCTCTCTGGGCCCCTTGCTCTTACTCCTCCTCGACCAGACATtacagtgtttgtcttttttttgtttccaaaaacatCACTCCTCAAGGTCTTGCCTTATGAACCCCACTGAGTCTAAGCCAGAATGGAAGAAGGTGTGGTTGGCCCAATTTACCCAAcataaatcagctgtgtgtcAATTAttcaattgtttgtttgtttacagctgagatatatttttgatattgatattgttttTGTACTGATATCATTGCAGGGGCAGAGGTTTTTATACTGTATCTACGGTTTggaatattgtttttgctattgtGGGATGTTGTGTGTTAACATTCGTAGATACTACAAGAACAGTCCATAGTTTTGTTGGGAGGTATAACTTGtctgttaagaaaatgtaagCATTGTGGAAATGTGTTCACTGACTGCATATTGGGTGAACACGACATGAAATGTGTGAATggtatggccacaacagaccGATCCTGTGCtaattgtgtttagagttttgcaaatgtgacaactgtttggacaaacgcttgttagcgactgtaaaaaactgtaatagacctctctgcattgaatcatatctgttattaacccctgtctctcttccacagcatgtcttttatcctgtcttccttctctcaccccaaccggtcgcagcagatggccgcccctccctgagcctggttctgctggaggtttcttcctgttaaaagggagtttttccttcccactgtcgtcaaagtgcttgctcatagggggtcatatgattgttgggtttttctctgtatctatgaagcgccttgaggcgacttttgttgtgatttggcgctatataaataaaattgaattgaatcgaatcatCAACACACATCACAAATGCGGCAGGGCATCGGGTCCTTATGTCGGCACTTTACAATCAGTTTGGTTTTGGAACGTAAACGCTGCATCTCCTCTCAGCGTCCGCCTCTCTTTGCCATTCCCGAACAGAGATGCGCAATTTCTCCTTGACTTCAGCTGAATTGTCAAAGCTGTTATGATGACGTGTAATTTAACTCTATTATGATAGTTATAAGAATCAAATTATGAGAAATAAGGGGGGGAAAGCAtctttggggaaaaaataattattttagttagagctgggcgatagaacgataacgatatgtatcgcgatataacttttactcgatagagaaattaagctatcgcgatagacctcgccgctcttgtcctcttaaaaaaataaaataaaataaaaaatcagccaatccaaattaagtagcgcagagccgaaccaatcacagccgcagcgtcacgtcgcgtgacttgtaaCGTAcggcacaagtgccaagccgcacgtgtgtttgtttgggaagcagccagcgggtaatggaggaaatgagtgtgccgactagaaaaatcaaccgagcgtgaccgaaaagaaaacagataatggttccaacgccggagagattgtcgaacggaagagccatagaagttccgtagtgtgaaggtatttcggctatttcaagtctgacaaaaaacagagtagcgtgcactgtaaattgtgccgaaagcaagtctggaaatacaataaactggtgcatgcgtcacactgtgcgccacgttattgtttcggtgaaatgaatttctacaatactgttaattctactctctgcagtgtttaaatgcttacatatacacacagttactgtccctccacacatacgactctgttctgcttctatgccccagctttgtttactttttcccaccgaggcttctagacttctgattggccaacatttctgcacggttaggattctagcgccacctgctgctttggcatgttcatagcagcgttttccttcatttctgcctttatgtgtggacgggattattttttaaaacgaaaacggaaaatctccgttttcaaaaatacccgtgtacgtgtggacgtagcctcagtctctgactggaagcgctaattcgtcattcggcttttgtcagactaaagtaactgttaaaactgtttgaaaagctcagctatacaacaaggagagattgagaatttccttttagcttatttgatattgacaaaagttagtcagttttgtctgttcttctgtaaaacaaactaagatttatttttagaattaatattttgtttctaagtggaattgacaatttagtctgtttcgtttgttctattttgaaacttaaacgctttagcggctgccttttgtgtagtttgcaatatttgcctttatttatctgaaaaagtctcatgttccttaagtacatctaccctgttgaacttattatgggaaataaatatttaaataaaaacaagctgctgattatttcacattttacttgtgagcaacagcacatttaaatcttacaaatatagttatttggcttatatcgtgatagatatcgttatcgcctgaaatgaaaaaaaaaacaacatatcatgatatgaaaaaatcttatatcgcccaggtCTAGTTGCAGACTGCCGGGGCTGACCGTGTGTACTTATTTTCAGACAAATACCATTGTTAAAGGGACAGAGAAGAGATCTTAACAACTTAAAGGAACCTCCCACGAGATGGActgggaaagagaaggagggcTGATGGGATGGAAAACAGGGGATCACCACAGTGTGCTATTGagaagaatgaatgaataaattggAAGCGATGGCATTCCTGGCGATCTTCAAGGCAATGAGACATTATTGATTTCGAAGGAGAAAACGCATTCTTAATGTGTCCAGGGATCCAGGCCTTCTTTTTCATTCTGCTTGTTGTCCTTGCTCTTTTTCTACAGCTTTGtattcccaaaaaaaaaatgtctgaggAGTGAAAGCAAGATGTAAAATCCTAATGTAGCTCATGACGTGTCAGTCTAGCTGCTGGAACACTGAGCACTCGTCTCAATTGACAGTGAAGGTACTGTATACTGCACCACAGCCATCTGTTCCCTTTTGATACAATGCAGTGAATCAGCACTTGAGTTTTTTGAATGGGTGCATCCTAAAAGCCTTTTATCTGCAAGGATGGAGGCAGGGAATGGCTGTGAAGACGGTAATTTGTGTTGATATTAAGAGGAAGGGAACAATAAATTGTGCTATTGCTACTGCACCTACTTTCTTAAAAAATATTGTGAGGCAAAcaagctttttgttttgatttttaactCTCAACAACATGATGGTCCATTGGTATATGGTTATCACCCACCCACTTTTTTCTGCTTACCCTTATCAGGGTTGCAGGGGGGCTGAAGCCAATCCCAACTGTCataggagaaagaaagagtacACCCTGGAGAGGTTTCCAGTCTATCGCATGGCTAACACAGGGAGACAggcaaccattcgcactcacattaaCACCTGTGGCCAATTCAcctctttggactgtgggaggaagccagagtacccggagagaaccaacacaaacacggggaacacatgcaaacttcacacagaaaggccctggcCAGATGTTGGAGTCAAACtaaggaccttcttgctgtgaggcaacagtgctaaccatgcCACTGTGCTGCCCCCCACCGGTATATGCTTACCTCCAGCAAAAtagtatttttagtatttttttcaacaaaatgCTTCttgtgaataaatgaatgaatgaatgaatgaatatatgATTCTGACATTATCTGCCACAGTGTGTACATTTTACCATTTTATGACGCCCTGCCTTGGGTCTGAGTGTTAGCTGTACTTTTCCTTCTGGGCGCCGCTCCAGGGTAAAAGATTCTAATGTGAGGTGGTAAGCCATAGATTAAAGATCATATCAAACCCAGCAAATAGACAAAGTGTCTCAAGTATGATGGCACAGTCAGGAAACGCAGACAAAGTTTGAGGTGATATGGAGTACAGCCTTGTATTTATCATATAGCGCAACAATAGCCAGTGTATAGCAATCAAGGAGATGGTGTGCTGTGCGGGATGGACTCAGAAAATGTTTACGTTCAAGGACACAGAGTTATGTAGGCGTGTAAAGCCTCTGTTTGAGGCTGTAATATTGTCCCGTTTTTCTGCCTCACACTTTTTATATGTAAAGATACAAAAGAAGAATGGGGTCTTTGTTGCGGGACCTTTAAGCCGACTGCGGAGATATGGACATTTGTGTAAGTGGAAGAGCTGGCATCTCAGACTGCCATTGCTGTTGTGTAAGGTGTTATGCCCCCTATATTCCACATCATATGAAAAATCGCCCACTGGAGAGGAATTACACTGGCTTGGTGTGGGTTAGTCTGGACAAGCTAAGGCCTCATGAAGAGCTCATCTGAATGCCGTTATGCCAAAACCTCTGTATAAAAAGGGATTAAGTAAGTTTATGGTGTATCAAAACATCATTTAGTACACAGTGGTGAGTGGAGTCTGTATAAGGGGCTTTGAAGTAATATTAGAACAGTATGTACCTAAAAGGCAGGGAAATGTTTAGTACTTCAAGCTATATTAGATTTGGAGACAATGCTCTAAAGAAAATCCAGAATCGTTAGCTACATGGTACGGTATTGCTGTTGGACagtctgatgtgtttaatgttttgttttctaaaggAAGCTGATTTTATGATGTTGACTGAGGTCTTTATGTCAGTCAAGGTGGCCCACTTGGAACTGGCACATAGGGGAAACTTGACATTggtagtagagatggaccgatccgatattacgtatcggtccgatactgacctaaattactggatcggatatcggagaaaaataaaaaatgtaatccgat
This Astatotilapia calliptera chromosome 7, fAstCal1.2, whole genome shotgun sequence DNA region includes the following protein-coding sequences:
- the LOC113024944 gene encoding uncharacterized protein LOC113024944, which codes for MRGGGIPRAARTVVSDEIRATIIDHVINHGLSLREAGERVQPNLRRSTVASIIRTFQQTNRVRMKQLYTVPFERNSEKVKELRRQYVQRVMELEANQAPHEFIYINEAGFNLAKRRRRGRNVIGKRATVDVPGQRGANITMCAAIANAGLLLHKCQVGPYNTERLLAFLNDLHQRLVPEQGQEGENMRTFVITWDNVAFHHSQAITTWFEVHPRLVSLFLPPYSPFLNPIEEFFSAWRWKVYDHQPHDQMSLLEAMDAGSRDITVDDCQGWIRHTRRFYPRCIDLADIRCDVDENMWPNPEDRRD